From the genome of Falco cherrug isolate bFalChe1 chromosome 14, bFalChe1.pri, whole genome shotgun sequence, one region includes:
- the HEATR3 gene encoding HEAT repeat-containing protein 3 isoform X3, which yields MKKFSTNVDLAISVANCLQAVTEDNPDLLSSFNASAQQVLETVMLCPESTMKHILLRTLIAGTVWNIKDTIPPGSLGSMVNAILKIFSESLAIDAGETIICMNEAEKNRLKLATEAETEENMSHVTDNCVLCEDDDMEEIPKGKVRRENDISDLLPSDKWELKEVTALLMAQQTALEIIVNMCCSEDPSDDEWEELSSSDESDLFMENSYNEGSGLLMSPLCLSDEVNSAFLNNLIPKKILEKTAFPNSVALDICMHNPSWKPLIKKLNAVQCRALTCLHSILLVSDVDCLGGASALQSLAQHLSQLVFSKTELPTDTEFLEAITSALRALLQTMASNNISQCMTPEQLLALCEAGIHSSNTSVRVNVVSILGISGSVLAKGQDTAETLKMIGKFLLEVAMKESSLVVAGEALDALFDVFADGKEAEKAALQIKLLPALKEFQPVFKMRMRKEGKGQYSTDQLCVLDNVKMNLRRFIAYQETLGKTPT from the exons atgaagaaattttccaCGAATGTGGATCTGGCTATTTCAGTAG CAAACTGCTTGCAAGCAGTGACGGAAGATAATCCAGatcttctttcttcatttaatgCTTCTGCACAACAAGTATTGGAAACTGTCATGTTGTGTCCAGAGAGCACAATGAAGCATATCCTTCTGAGAACACTGATAGCAG GTACTGTCTGGAATATCAAGGATACCATTCCACCAGGCAGTCTGGGAAGCATGGTTAATGCAATCCTGAAGATTTTTTCAGAATCGTTAGCGATAGATGCTGGTGAAACAATTATTTGTATgaatgaagctgaaaaaaacaggttaAAACTTGCTACGGAggcagaaacagaggaaaatatgaGTCATGTTACAGACAACTGTGTTTTGTGTGAAGATGATGACATGGAAGAAATACCAAAAGGAAAAGTCAGGAgagaaaatgacatttcagatCTTCTTCCA tctGATAAGTGGGAACTGAAAGAAGTGACAGCTTTACTGATGGCTCAGCAAACTGCTCTGGAAATCATTGTTAATATGTGCTGCAGTGAAG ATCCCTCTGATGATGAATGGGAAGAACTCTCCAGCAGTGATGAAAGCGACTTATTTATGGAAAACTCATACAATGAGGGGAGTGGGCTGCTTATGTCACCCCTGTGCCTCTCTGATGAGGTTAACTCAGCATTTCTGAACAACCTCATTCCAAAGAAG atTCTTGAAAAAACTGCTTTTCCGAACAGTGTTGCTCTAGACATCTGTATGCACAATCCGTCTTGGAAACCATTAATTAAAAA acTGAATGCAGTGCAGTGTAGAGCTTTAACGTGTCTTCATAGCATTTTGTTGGTGTCAGATGTGGATTGTCTTGGAGGAGCTTCAGCACTTCAGTCCCTTGCACAGCATCTCTCACAGCTAGTCTTCTCTAAAACAG AACTCCCGACAGACACAGAATTCCTGGAAGCCATAACCAGCGCTTTGAGGGCTCTCCTACAAACAATGGCATCAAATAACATCTCCCAG TGTATGACTCCTGAGCAGCTATTGGCTTTATGTGAAGCTGGTATTCACAGCAGTAATACCAGTGTTAGAGTGAATGTAGTGAGCATCCTTGGAATTTCTGGCAGTGTCCTGGCAAAAGGGCAAGATACAGCTGAAACACTAAAG ATGATTGGAAAATTTCTTCTGGAGGTTGCTATGAAGGAATCTTCTCTTGTGGTAGCAGGAGAAGCCTTGGATGCACTTTTTGATGTATTTGCAGATggtaaagaagcagaaaaggcagcGCTACAGATCAAGTTGCTTCCAGCACTGAAAGAATTTCAGCCAGTGTTCAAAATGAGG aTGCGAAAAGAAGGCAAAGGACAATACAGTACAGATCAGCTGTGTGTTCTTGACAATGTGAAGATGAATTTGAGAAGATTCATTGCGTATCAGGAGACACTAGGGAAAACCCCAACTTGA
- the HEATR3 gene encoding HEAT repeat-containing protein 3 isoform X2, whose translation MDHSLAVRETAAGALRNLSACGGFEVCDDMVTKDIMTPLVALLKECSTGLDANQLSPKKCRETNKNYVEDIANEAINLLWNVCECNNTAVYIFNKEGCLEAVLHYMKKFSTNVDLAISVANCLQAVTEDNPDLLSSFNASAQQVLETVMLCPESTMKHILLRTLIAGTVWNIKDTIPPGSLGSMVNAILKIFSESLAIDAGETIICMNEAEKNRLKLATEAETEENMSHVTDNCVLCEDDDMEEIPKGKVRRENDISDLLPSDKWELKEVTALLMAQQTALEIIVNMCCSEDPSDDEWEELSSSDESDLFMENSYNEGSGLLMSPLCLSDEVNSAFLNNLIPKKILEKTAFPNSVALDICMHNPSWKPLIKKLNAVQCRALTCLHSILLVSDVDCLGGASALQSLAQHLSQLVFSKTELPTDTEFLEAITSALRALLQTMASNNISQCMTPEQLLALCEAGIHSSNTSVRVNVVSILGISGSVLAKGQDTAETLKMIGKFLLEVAMKESSLVVAGEALDALFDVFADGKEAEKAALQIKLLPALKEFQPVFKMRMRKEGKGQYSTDQLCVLDNVKMNLRRFIAYQETLGKTPT comes from the exons TGTAGCACTGGACTAGATGCTAACCAGCTCTCtccaaagaaatgcagagagaCGAACAAAAATTATGTTGAAGACATAGCCAATGAAGCTATTAATTTGCTGTGGAATGTATG TGAATGCAACAATACTGCAGTATACATATTCAATAAAGAAGGATGTCTGGAGGCTGTGTTACATtacatgaagaaattttccaCGAATGTGGATCTGGCTATTTCAGTAG CAAACTGCTTGCAAGCAGTGACGGAAGATAATCCAGatcttctttcttcatttaatgCTTCTGCACAACAAGTATTGGAAACTGTCATGTTGTGTCCAGAGAGCACAATGAAGCATATCCTTCTGAGAACACTGATAGCAG GTACTGTCTGGAATATCAAGGATACCATTCCACCAGGCAGTCTGGGAAGCATGGTTAATGCAATCCTGAAGATTTTTTCAGAATCGTTAGCGATAGATGCTGGTGAAACAATTATTTGTATgaatgaagctgaaaaaaacaggttaAAACTTGCTACGGAggcagaaacagaggaaaatatgaGTCATGTTACAGACAACTGTGTTTTGTGTGAAGATGATGACATGGAAGAAATACCAAAAGGAAAAGTCAGGAgagaaaatgacatttcagatCTTCTTCCA tctGATAAGTGGGAACTGAAAGAAGTGACAGCTTTACTGATGGCTCAGCAAACTGCTCTGGAAATCATTGTTAATATGTGCTGCAGTGAAG ATCCCTCTGATGATGAATGGGAAGAACTCTCCAGCAGTGATGAAAGCGACTTATTTATGGAAAACTCATACAATGAGGGGAGTGGGCTGCTTATGTCACCCCTGTGCCTCTCTGATGAGGTTAACTCAGCATTTCTGAACAACCTCATTCCAAAGAAG atTCTTGAAAAAACTGCTTTTCCGAACAGTGTTGCTCTAGACATCTGTATGCACAATCCGTCTTGGAAACCATTAATTAAAAA acTGAATGCAGTGCAGTGTAGAGCTTTAACGTGTCTTCATAGCATTTTGTTGGTGTCAGATGTGGATTGTCTTGGAGGAGCTTCAGCACTTCAGTCCCTTGCACAGCATCTCTCACAGCTAGTCTTCTCTAAAACAG AACTCCCGACAGACACAGAATTCCTGGAAGCCATAACCAGCGCTTTGAGGGCTCTCCTACAAACAATGGCATCAAATAACATCTCCCAG TGTATGACTCCTGAGCAGCTATTGGCTTTATGTGAAGCTGGTATTCACAGCAGTAATACCAGTGTTAGAGTGAATGTAGTGAGCATCCTTGGAATTTCTGGCAGTGTCCTGGCAAAAGGGCAAGATACAGCTGAAACACTAAAG ATGATTGGAAAATTTCTTCTGGAGGTTGCTATGAAGGAATCTTCTCTTGTGGTAGCAGGAGAAGCCTTGGATGCACTTTTTGATGTATTTGCAGATggtaaagaagcagaaaaggcagcGCTACAGATCAAGTTGCTTCCAGCACTGAAAGAATTTCAGCCAGTGTTCAAAATGAGG aTGCGAAAAGAAGGCAAAGGACAATACAGTACAGATCAGCTGTGTGTTCTTGACAATGTGAAGATGAATTTGAGAAGATTCATTGCGTATCAGGAGACACTAGGGAAAACCCCAACTTGA
- the LOC129737352 gene encoding translation initiation factor IF-2-like, which produces MAAPMEGQLRACLLAAVAPQPPPLLASAARRGPAGPPAHGPRATKGGGGGGGGGRAGPPVGPGLALGPSPAAPGPRPPPGPALPRASAGSAAPGPGGSGPGAPVSPAAEPVWPGPRHGTGCREPRRASPRRHRRAGPRRAGRTSPRPGSGGGRCRRDRRAAGGSTAGAGGPARPGGRRAQARPGLRARARVRDRRAERGRRAAARYPARTPPAAAALPYGCFWGAHGYFGVFLPFTGLERREKEPRCRTRTASASADGKKHVTCAKRH; this is translated from the coding sequence ATGGCGGCTCCTATGGAAGGGCAGCTCCGCGCCTGCCTGCTCGCTGCCGTCGCTCCACAGCCCCCGCCCCTCCTGGCGAGCGCGGCGAGGCGGGGCCCGGCTGGGCCGCCGGCACACGGGCCGCGCGCAACGaaggggggcggcggcggcggcggcggcggccgggccgggcccccggTGGGCCCCGGCCTCGCCCTCGGCCCGTcacccgccgcccccggcccgcgcccgccgcccggcccggccctcccTCGCGCCTCCGCCGGGAgcgcagccccggggccgggcggcaGCGGGCCCGGAGCGCCGGTTTCTCCGGCGGCGGAACCGGTCTGGCCCGGCCCGCGGCACGGCACAGGCTGCCGGGAGCCCCGCCGGGCCTCGCCGCGGCGGCACCgacgggccgggccgcgccgcgccgggagGACGAGCCCGCGGCCCGGCTCCGGCGGCGGCAGGTGCAGGCGGGATCGGCGGGCGGCAGGGGGCAGCACCGCCGgcgcgggcggcccggcccggcccggcggccgCAGGGCCCAGGCGCGCCCCGGGCTGCGGGCTCGGGCCCGTGTGCGCGATcggcgggcggagcggggccggcgcgCTGCCGCACGTTACCCTGCGCGCACACCGCCCGCGGCCGCTGCGCTCCCCTACGGCTGTTTTTGGGGCGCTCACGGGTACTTCGGGGTCTTCCTGCCTTTCACCGGGCTcgaaaggagggaaaaggagcCTAGGTGCCGTACTCGTACAGCCAGCGCTtctgcagatggaaaaaaacacgTTACGTGTGCAAAACGGCATTGA